The genome window CCGAAGTGATCGGCGCCGGCTGGCTGTTCGTCCTCCTCAAAGTCGCCCTCGCAGTGGTCGTCCTCGGGCTCTTTCGGGAGTTCGTCGAAGAAGCGCCGCGACAGGCCCGATTGTTGCTCGCGTTCATCGCGGCGGTCGGCCTCGGTCCCGGCGTCCACAACGTGTTGCTGTTCATGATCGCCTAGACTTTTGCCCGCTGCCCCCGTCCGTTCGAGTCTGTATGCTCTCGGTGCTCTCTGCCGGTCACGTCAACTGGGACGTGACGCTTCGCGTCGACAGGTTGCCCGCTCCCGACGGCGAATCCTCGATTAGCTCTCAGTGTCAGTCTGGCGGTGGCAGTGCGGCCAACGTCGCCGCTGCACTCGCCGGTCTCGAGGTCGATGCCAGCCTGATCGGCAGCGTCGGCGACGACGACAACGGCCTGCTCGCCCGTCGCGAACTCGAGGCCGCGGGCGTCTCACTCGACGGCCTTCGCGTAGTCGAGGGTGCCGAAACGGCCGTCAAATACCTGCTCGTCGACGACAGCGGGGAGGTCGCGGTGCTCGGCAACGACGGCGTCAACGAAGCCGTCGGGCCCGAAGACGTCGACCCGGAGCGGGTCCGCTCGGTCGAGCACCTCCACCTCACGAGTCAGCGCCCCGACACCGCCGCAGTGCTCGCCCACTACGCACAGGAGACAGGAGTTACTGTCAGCCTCGACCCTGGCCGTCGGCTCGCGAGTCGCGACTACAGCGACGCGCTCGCGGCGAGCGATGTCGTCTTCGCGAACGACCGGGAGGTCGCCACCCTGCTCGCGGACGAGTACGCTGGCTCGGATTTCAGCGACCGCGTCGTCGTCATCAAACACGGCAGCGACGGCGCGAGAGTCCACACCCCGGCGGGCTCGTACGCCCATCCGGGTTTCGACGTCGACCCAGTCGACACGGCCGGAGCGGGCGACGCCTTCGCCGCTGGCTTCATCGCAACCACGCTCGCCGGCGGCGACGTCGAACGCGCACTCGAGTACGCTAACGCCTGTGGTGCGCTAACCGCGAGCCGCGAGGGGGCCCGGAGTGCACCGACCGCGGAGGAAGTCGGCCAGTACCTTCGGACACGGTACTGACCGCTTTCCCTGTCGTTCTCAGCAGGTGTCGTCTGACGGTACGTATATGAGTCGGGCCGTTGGCCACTCAAGTAGAGAGTCACGGAGACGTGACGGAGAGACATGACGGAAGGAAGGATCTGCGAGTCAAATCGGTGCTCGAGTAATCGACACACCCGGTATGAACCACCTGCGGGAGAATCGCCGAGCATCGCCGTGGCGACGGCGCTTGCAGAGTACGTCGGCGAAGACGTGACAGCCTCGACCGTTCGGTTGTACGACTACGTCGATCCCGAGGCCCTAGACGCCCTGTTCGCCGAGACGCGAACCGGGAGCACGCGGGCGGTCCAGTGCGTCGAGTTCGTCGTCGAAGACGTGACGGTCGTCGTTCGTCCGGATCGAGTCGAAATCACACCGACGGAGTGAGCAAAACCGGGAACCAGCAACGCGGCCGGCCGCGTAGTTCTCGAACCTTTTTTCTCATCACCCCCGGAATCCGGGGGTATGGGAACGCAACCGCACCTGCTC of Natrarchaeobaculum sulfurireducens contains these proteins:
- a CDS encoding carbohydrate kinase family protein, with amino-acid sequence MLSVLSAGHVNWDVTLRVDRLPAPDGESSISSQCQSGGGSAANVAAALAGLEVDASLIGSVGDDDNGLLARRELEAAGVSLDGLRVVEGAETAVKYLLVDDSGEVAVLGNDGVNEAVGPEDVDPERVRSVEHLHLTSQRPDTAAVLAHYAQETGVTVSLDPGRRLASRDYSDALAASDVVFANDREVATLLADEYAGSDFSDRVVVIKHGSDGARVHTPAGSYAHPGFDVDPVDTAGAGDAFAAGFIATTLAGGDVERALEYANACGALTASREGARSAPTAEEVGQYLRTRY
- a CDS encoding HalOD1 output domain-containing protein produces the protein MTEGRICESNRCSSNRHTRYEPPAGESPSIAVATALAEYVGEDVTASTVRLYDYVDPEALDALFAETRTGSTRAVQCVEFVVEDVTVVVRPDRVEITPTE